In the genome of Fragaria vesca subsp. vesca unplaced genomic scaffold, FraVesHawaii_1.0 scf0510003, whole genome shotgun sequence, the window TCATGAGCTATGATTTTTATACTTATCAATCAATCAGTTTCATTGCTATGTTACGTACAATTTGATTAGTTTAAAAATCTATTGTGATCAATTAATAAAGTCGTTTTTTAAGCATTGTAAACGGTTTGTGAATTGATCGCATGTGATTACATGTTGTCATGTTGATAACTTTGATAAATGACTTTGAACGATCAAACGAGCTAGCtattactatatataaaccttaaaataaaatttatgagCATCGTGTGTATCGCGATGCATGCAAACAATAACATTGTGTTGAGAATTAATTGtcataaattaataaaattaaaattagagTATTAAtaacattcaatttttttgtgaaaGGATAACAAACAACCTTTATTTGGAAactaatatgaaaataaaaagatactaGTTAAAGTGAGGAATTCTTAGCAGTTcaaatccttttctttttaatatagTATAGGCCTCGTGTGTTTCGTGAAAGTAGACAGCAGGATAAGAaagttgtttctttctttcgttTGGGAAAACCAAAGGAAAGATTTTCCTGATTTCGAAGCAATTCAGCAGTAGGTGGGTTCATTATCAGAAACTCTCTTGGAAACCCCCTTGTTGCAGCAGCTTTCAACGCTGGATCAACCACTGTTCCTGTAGCCGAAGCTCTCGCTCTTCGTAATAGCCTCATTGAAGCAAAAAGGAGAGGCTTTACAAAGGTGGAGATTGAAGGTGACTCCAAGCTTGTGTTAGATGCCATTAATGGCCACTCTACACCCCCTTGGAGAATTCGCAAGCTTTGTCAAGATATCAAGGCTCTTCGAAGCTCTTTTGAGTTTGTTAGTTTCAAGCATGTGTTTAGAGAGGCAAATTTTGTGGCAAATGCCTTTGCCAACCTTGGTCATAGGTTAGAGAACCATCGTGTCTGGGAGGAGTGTGTTCCCCCAGATGTGGCGCTAGCTTTAACCTTTGACTATGTAAACTCCGGATGCGCTA includes:
- the LOC101298847 gene encoding uncharacterized protein LOC101298847; the protein is AFNAGSTTVPVAEALALRNSLIEAKRRGFTKVEIEGDSKLVLDAINGHSTPPWRIRKLCQDIKALRSSFEFVSFKHVFREANFVANAFANLGHRLENHRVWEECVPPDVALALTFDYVNSGCARGTSI